In one Leptospiraceae bacterium genomic region, the following are encoded:
- the acs gene encoding acetate--CoA ligase, which yields MANQRVIQPSDEFIKQANLNLKDYQKLYKESINNPEEFWAKQAERLDWFKPWEKVLSHDFAEGKAKWFEGGKLNVSYNCLDRHLNTYRKNKAALIWEGDNPEESKVYTYQQLHREVCRFANVMKKMGLKPKDRVLIYLPMIPELAITALACTRIGVIHSIVFGGFSPHALTSRIDDCHPSLIITADGGFRGGKTIDLKINVDKALEDAESKVDNVIVVRRTRSEANLEWNEKRDHWYHFLMKDHEISDTCEPYKADSEHPLFILYTSGSTGKPKGVLHTTGGYLVGTNLSFHYVFDHKEEDTYWCTADIGWITGHSYILYGPLSNGATSIMFEGVPTFPNPGRFWEVVDKYQVNIFYTAPTAIRALAREGLEHVKKHSLSSLRILGTVGEPINPEAWEWYNKNIGKERCPIVDTYWQTETGAMMITPIPGAIATKPGSATLPFFGIKPVLLDNEGNKLPEKGEVSGNLCMEGPWPSMMRGVYGDPKRFKQTYFSQFKGYYFTGDGAKRDENGYFWITGRVDDVLNVSGHRIGTAEIESALVLNTSVAEAAVVGFPHDIKGQAIYAFVTVKKGVHTNDELKRDLIELVSKEIGKIAKPDVIHWASALPKTRSGKIMRRILRKIACAEYDSLGDISTLADPSVVEVLIDDKKKYHS from the coding sequence CAGGCAAATCTGAACCTGAAAGACTACCAGAAATTATATAAAGAATCTATAAATAACCCGGAAGAATTCTGGGCAAAGCAGGCAGAGCGCCTCGATTGGTTCAAACCCTGGGAAAAAGTTCTGAGCCATGATTTTGCGGAAGGGAAAGCGAAATGGTTTGAAGGTGGCAAGTTAAACGTGTCTTATAATTGTCTCGATAGGCATTTGAATACTTACAGGAAAAACAAGGCAGCCCTTATCTGGGAAGGAGATAATCCCGAGGAATCCAAAGTTTATACTTACCAACAACTACACAGGGAAGTCTGTCGTTTTGCCAATGTAATGAAAAAAATGGGTCTGAAACCTAAAGACCGTGTGTTAATCTATCTTCCGATGATTCCCGAATTGGCGATTACTGCACTGGCCTGTACGCGAATCGGCGTAATTCACTCCATCGTCTTTGGTGGTTTTTCGCCCCATGCCCTGACGAGTCGTATCGATGATTGTCATCCATCTTTAATCATTACGGCTGATGGAGGTTTTCGGGGTGGAAAGACTATTGATTTGAAGATAAATGTCGATAAAGCCCTTGAAGATGCAGAATCTAAAGTAGATAATGTAATTGTAGTTAGAAGAACCCGCTCGGAGGCCAATCTCGAATGGAATGAAAAAAGAGACCATTGGTATCATTTTCTCATGAAGGATCATGAAATTTCCGATACCTGTGAACCCTACAAAGCTGATTCGGAACATCCCCTATTTATCCTCTATACTTCCGGTTCAACAGGAAAACCCAAGGGGGTATTGCATACTACAGGTGGATATTTAGTAGGAACTAATTTATCTTTTCATTACGTATTTGATCATAAGGAAGAAGACACTTACTGGTGTACCGCAGACATTGGTTGGATAACCGGCCATAGTTATATTTTATATGGACCCCTATCGAACGGTGCCACATCGATTATGTTCGAAGGTGTACCTACTTTCCCGAATCCCGGAAGATTTTGGGAAGTTGTGGATAAATACCAGGTGAATATATTTTATACCGCTCCAACAGCTATTCGTGCTTTAGCCAGAGAAGGACTCGAACACGTTAAAAAACATTCTCTTTCTTCTTTGCGCATCCTCGGAACAGTCGGAGAGCCTATCAATCCGGAAGCCTGGGAATGGTACAATAAAAATATTGGTAAAGAAAGATGTCCTATTGTAGATACCTACTGGCAAACTGAAACAGGAGCCATGATGATAACACCTATCCCCGGTGCTATAGCCACCAAACCGGGTTCCGCCACACTTCCTTTCTTTGGAATAAAGCCTGTACTTTTAGATAACGAAGGAAATAAACTTCCTGAAAAAGGAGAAGTTTCCGGAAACCTCTGCATGGAAGGTCCCTGGCCATCGATGATGCGGGGAGTGTATGGCGATCCAAAACGCTTTAAGCAAACCTATTTCAGTCAGTTTAAGGGCTATTACTTCACCGGCGATGGAGCCAAACGGGATGAAAACGGATACTTCTGGATTACAGGAAGGGTAGATGACGTATTGAATGTTTCCGGGCACCGAATTGGTACTGCTGAAATCGAAAGTGCTCTTGTATTAAACACTTCGGTGGCTGAGGCTGCTGTAGTGGGCTTTCCTCATGATATCAAGGGACAGGCTATCTATGCTTTTGTTACAGTTAAAAAAGGAGTGCATACAAACGATGAACTAAAACGTGACCTGATTGAACTTGTTTCTAAGGAAATTGGTAAAATTGCGAAACCCGATGTTATCCACTGGGCTTCCGCTCTTCCCAAAACACGTTCGGGCAAGATTATGAGAAGAATCTTACGTAAAATTGCCTGTGCAGAATATGACTCTCTCGGAGATATTTCTACACTGGCAGATCCTTCTGTTGTAGAAGTTTTGATAGACGATAAGAAAAAATATCACAGCTAA
- a CDS encoding transcriptional regulator, with translation MGNKITGYRIYNAEQNRRTKRNDLPEFYPDLPEKKYSIIYADPPWDYGGKMQFDKSSKSADKIDLSKNIFISSANFKYPTVKTKDLMRIPIYEIADNDCLLFMWVTNPHLAQGIELGKTWGFEYRTVAFVWDKMNHNPGQYTLSYCELCLVFKRGKIPRPRGARNVKQLIRVPRTEHSEKPIEVLNNIEKMFPKQKKIELFARKKNKGWDVWGLDVREVYE, from the coding sequence ATGGGAAATAAAATAACCGGTTACAGAATTTACAATGCTGAACAAAATCGTAGGACAAAAAGGAATGATTTACCTGAATTTTATCCTGATCTTCCGGAGAAAAAATATAGCATCATTTATGCAGATCCACCCTGGGACTATGGTGGTAAAATGCAATTTGATAAAAGCAGTAAGAGTGCAGATAAAATAGATCTGAGTAAAAATATTTTCATTAGTTCGGCTAATTTTAAATATCCAACTGTTAAAACAAAAGATTTAATGAGAATTCCCATATATGAAATTGCAGATAACGACTGTTTACTTTTTATGTGGGTCACAAACCCTCATTTAGCTCAGGGCATAGAACTGGGAAAAACCTGGGGTTTTGAATATAGGACCGTAGCCTTTGTCTGGGATAAAATGAATCATAATCCAGGGCAATATACTTTATCTTATTGTGAACTTTGCCTGGTGTTTAAACGAGGCAAAATACCCAGACCCAGAGGGGCAAGAAATGTAAAACAACTTATCAGAGTTCCCAGGACTGAGCATAGTGAGAAACCAATTGAAGTATTAAATAATATTGAGAAAATGTTTCCGAAACAAAAGAAAATAGAGTTATTTGCAAGGAAAAAAAATAAAGGTTGGGATGTTTGGGGATTAGATGTTCGAGAAGTTTATGAATAG
- the lpdA gene encoding dihydrolipoyl dehydrogenase, with product MSEIYEVVVIGGGPGGYVAAIRASQLGFKTAVIERDKLGGICLNWGCIPTKALLQSAHLLEEMKRSKEFGILSENPRPDFPEIIQRSRNVAAQMSKGVSFLMKKNKIDVIEGNAKFKNRNTMILEKEGKYSEVQSKYFILATGARAKEFPGVPFDNHRVISSKEAMQLKEIPQKLAVIGAGAIGVEFSDFYASMGSDVTLIEFLPSILPNEDAEISKILDRSLKKRKITVKTSTAVKSFFLKDNSVTLQMENLQKKDSQLETLDFDKVLVGIGLQANTENLQLEELGIVLEKSFIQVNSKYNTAVENIYAIGDCIGPPLLAHVASFEGIRAAEAIGIKENRFPEKDYETINYEMIPACTYCHPEVASVGLSEEKVKKAGIEYNVGKFPFSASGRAQAMGDTTGMIKIISEKKYGEIIGAHIIGPNASELIPEIVLGGSYELTTKNIANTIHAHPSLAEGVMEAAAAAFGEAINI from the coding sequence ATGTCTGAGATATATGAAGTTGTAGTTATAGGGGGTGGTCCCGGTGGTTATGTGGCAGCTATTCGAGCCTCCCAATTAGGATTTAAAACAGCGGTAATCGAAAGAGATAAGTTGGGAGGAATCTGCCTGAACTGGGGTTGCATACCAACAAAAGCCCTTCTTCAGAGTGCTCATCTCTTAGAAGAAATGAAACGCTCAAAAGAATTTGGTATCCTGAGTGAAAATCCCAGACCGGATTTTCCTGAAATAATACAGAGGTCTCGAAATGTAGCTGCCCAGATGTCAAAGGGTGTAAGCTTTTTAATGAAAAAAAACAAGATAGATGTGATTGAAGGTAATGCGAAGTTTAAAAACCGTAATACGATGATACTTGAAAAGGAAGGGAAGTATTCCGAAGTCCAATCTAAATATTTTATCCTCGCTACCGGTGCCAGGGCAAAAGAATTTCCGGGGGTTCCCTTTGATAATCACCGTGTGATATCCAGTAAAGAAGCAATGCAGTTAAAAGAAATTCCTCAGAAACTTGCTGTTATTGGTGCGGGTGCTATAGGAGTGGAATTCAGTGACTTTTATGCCTCTATGGGTTCTGATGTAACTCTCATTGAATTTTTACCGAGTATTCTTCCCAATGAAGATGCAGAGATATCCAAAATTTTAGATCGCTCATTAAAAAAACGTAAAATAACTGTAAAAACGTCTACAGCTGTAAAAAGTTTCTTTCTTAAAGATAATTCTGTAACATTACAAATGGAAAACTTACAAAAAAAAGATTCGCAACTGGAAACTTTAGATTTTGATAAAGTATTGGTAGGAATCGGTCTTCAGGCCAATACAGAGAATCTACAATTAGAGGAATTGGGAATCGTATTAGAGAAAAGTTTTATACAGGTCAATTCGAAATACAACACAGCAGTTGAAAATATTTATGCAATCGGTGACTGCATCGGTCCTCCGCTTCTGGCTCATGTGGCATCTTTTGAAGGGATCAGAGCGGCAGAAGCCATAGGAATCAAAGAAAATAGATTTCCGGAAAAAGATTACGAAACAATAAACTATGAAATGATTCCCGCTTGCACCTATTGTCATCCCGAAGTGGCTTCTGTGGGTTTGAGTGAAGAAAAAGTAAAAAAAGCAGGTATAGAATACAATGTGGGCAAGTTTCCTTTTTCAGCCAGCGGTAGAGCCCAGGCTATGGGAGATACTACCGGAATGATAAAAATTATATCAGAGAAAAAATATGGAGAAATAATAGGCGCCCATATTATCGGCCCGAATGCCTCGGAATTGATTCCGGAAATAGTATTAGGAGGCTCCTATGAATTGACTACAAAAAATATAGCAAATACTATTCACGCCCATCCGAGTTTAGCAGAAGGTGTAATGGAAGCTGCTGCTGCCGCATTTGGAGAAGCGATTAATATTTAA